In candidate division WOR-3 bacterium, a genomic segment contains:
- the ychF gene encoding redox-regulated ATPase YchF, whose translation MMSIGLVGLPNVGKSSFFNLLTKACAKVDIYPFTTIEKNVAVVTVPDARLEKIKEIIKPAKTTYATIEVIDIAGLVRGAHDGAGLGNKFLSFIREVDLILHVVRNFEESCVPHIYETVDPLRDVEIVEAELALADLEIVKRAIEKLSKHQKSIDDQCKLELLKKIEETISRGVFSIELSTAEQELLKDLNLFITKPTIYVFNCSDKTNVNLEIPEKLSASPVFFVSVALENNLNGFSNEDKIAIRESLGLFPKGPEGIIEECFNQLHLIRFYTIKGEESRAWAIPQHTNIIEAVRKIHSDMAEGFIKAEVLPFDYLQKCGSFGKAKELGFVRIEGKNYVVQDGDIILVKFTV comes from the coding sequence ATGATGAGCATAGGCTTGGTAGGATTACCTAATGTGGGAAAATCGTCGTTTTTTAATTTGCTGACGAAAGCCTGTGCTAAAGTTGATATTTATCCATTCACCACCATTGAAAAAAATGTTGCTGTGGTTACAGTACCAGATGCACGATTAGAAAAAATTAAAGAAATTATTAAGCCAGCTAAAACGACTTATGCAACGATTGAGGTTATTGATATTGCCGGCTTGGTACGCGGTGCCCATGACGGGGCTGGGCTGGGTAATAAATTCTTATCGTTTATTCGCGAAGTTGATTTGATTCTTCATGTGGTTCGTAACTTTGAAGAAAGCTGCGTTCCTCATATTTATGAAACAGTCGATCCGTTACGAGATGTCGAAATTGTCGAAGCGGAGTTAGCGCTAGCTGACTTAGAAATAGTAAAGCGTGCTATAGAAAAACTCTCAAAACACCAGAAAAGTATCGATGATCAGTGTAAATTGGAATTACTAAAAAAGATCGAAGAAACGATAAGTCGAGGTGTTTTTTCTATAGAATTATCGACTGCCGAGCAAGAATTGTTAAAAGATCTTAATCTTTTTATAACTAAACCCACTATTTATGTTTTTAATTGTTCGGACAAAACTAATGTTAATTTAGAAATACCCGAAAAACTTTCTGCTAGCCCAGTTTTTTTTGTTTCTGTAGCATTAGAAAATAATCTAAACGGATTTTCCAATGAAGACAAAATTGCAATTAGAGAAAGTTTAGGACTTTTTCCTAAAGGACCTGAAGGAATAATTGAGGAATGCTTTAACCAATTACATTTAATTCGTTTTTATACTATTAAAGGGGAGGAAAGTCGAGCGTGGGCCATACCTCAGCATACCAACATAATTGAAGCTGTTAGAAAAATTCATTCGGATATGGCCGAGGGGTTTATCAAAGCAGAAGTTTTGCCATTTGATTATTTACAAAAATGCGGTAGCTTTGGAAAAGCGAAGGAGCTAGGTTTTGTCCGTATTGAAGGAAAGAATTATGTCGTCCAAGATGGCGATATAATTTTAGTCAAATTTACTGTATGA
- the rpsF gene encoding 30S ribosomal protein S6 — translation MQRTYKAIFIISSKLSEAESKKFIEELKQIMSKNNNLEIIDSKTEFSNLPYLIRKETKGTYFTVEFKTTADAISKIKEELKHRDEILRLTIIRKE, via the coding sequence ATGCAAAGAACCTATAAGGCAATATTTATTATCAGTTCTAAACTTTCTGAAGCTGAAAGTAAGAAATTTATTGAAGAACTTAAGCAGATCATGTCGAAAAATAACAATTTAGAAATTATAGATTCTAAAACCGAGTTCAGTAATCTTCCGTATCTGATTCGCAAAGAAACCAAAGGGACTTATTTTACCGTTGAATTTAAAACCACAGCTGACGCAATAAGTAAGATAAAAGAAGAATTAAAGCATCGTGATGAAATTCTACGGCTAACGATCATTAGAAAGGAATAG
- the ssb gene encoding single-stranded DNA-binding protein gives MAELRLGALNYVFLMGRAVRETELKYNPKGIPVCNLVIAVNRRYQLRDTSEWKEETNFFNVFVFGQAAERCAERIKRGSAVLIVGRLRSRSWVSPSGEKRYIVEIVSNRIQILDKIGTEPETEVIPEPGIEEAPPQIEDIDDLPF, from the coding sequence ATGGCAGAGTTAAGACTTGGCGCCTTGAATTATGTGTTTTTAATGGGACGGGCGGTCCGTGAAACCGAGTTAAAATATAATCCCAAGGGAATTCCGGTGTGTAACTTGGTAATTGCGGTAAATAGAAGATATCAGTTAAGAGATACTTCGGAATGGAAAGAGGAAACTAATTTTTTTAATGTTTTCGTTTTCGGGCAAGCTGCCGAGCGATGTGCAGAACGCATTAAAAGGGGAAGTGCAGTATTAATTGTGGGACGCCTACGAAGTCGTTCTTGGGTTAGCCCGAGCGGCGAAAAACGATACATTGTAGAAATTGTTTCTAATCGGATTCAGATTTTAGATAAAATTGGAACCGAACCCGAGACTGAGGTGATACCGGAACCTGGTATTGAGGAGGCGCCTCCTCAAATTGAAGATATCGACGACCTACCCTTCTAA
- a CDS encoding ABC transporter substrate-binding protein has protein sequence MKKITTIVLLILIIFSCKKKYSKTEITFWHAMGGPLGKTLETMVRQFERENPDIKIVLVGMGDYGALAQKLMGAIAVNSPPTIAQVYETWTTQFLQQNQLFPLDSFIYSPDGLTLDEIRDIYPVFIENNQWGGKFISFPFNKSVPVYFYNKKLFDSLGINAFPMTWDEFRAVLKKLTIDNNNDNKPEIWGTGGGVNVWQFGCMLYQQSVRFLDEEHRKAKFNSEAGIKIIKYMLDIIYKDSTFNFLTGYEPQNDFLAGKLGLIWGTIVSWAFMRDKMTFPVGIAPIPTWNGKPAVLVYGTNIAMFRNSTDKQKAAAWRFIKWFTRPKQQAFWAKNTFYVPICRSALNEPEYAQLLHEVDGLKEAIAQLEYAYFEPRGEEWFSGRRYLGEALEEALRLKNSPQEALDNAAQKIEKEWRMR, from the coding sequence ATGAAAAAAATAACAACAATTGTATTGCTCATTTTGATTATTTTTTCGTGTAAAAAAAAGTATTCCAAAACTGAAATAACCTTTTGGCATGCGATGGGAGGACCTTTGGGGAAAACCCTAGAAACAATGGTTCGGCAATTTGAACGAGAAAATCCCGATATTAAAATTGTATTAGTAGGGATGGGTGATTATGGGGCATTGGCCCAAAAATTGATGGGAGCTATTGCGGTAAATAGTCCACCGACGATTGCTCAGGTTTATGAAACCTGGACTACGCAATTTTTGCAACAAAACCAACTTTTTCCTTTAGATAGTTTTATTTACAGTCCTGATGGTTTAACACTGGACGAAATTAGAGATATTTACCCGGTGTTTATAGAAAACAACCAATGGGGCGGAAAATTTATTAGTTTTCCGTTTAACAAGAGTGTTCCGGTATATTTTTACAATAAAAAATTATTCGATTCTTTAGGAATTAATGCATTTCCTATGACCTGGGATGAATTTCGCGCTGTTCTTAAAAAACTTACAATTGATAATAATAACGATAACAAACCAGAAATTTGGGGTACTGGTGGTGGTGTGAATGTGTGGCAATTCGGATGTATGCTGTACCAACAGAGCGTGAGATTTCTAGATGAAGAACACCGAAAAGCAAAGTTTAATTCTGAAGCTGGGATAAAGATTATAAAATATATGCTTGATATAATCTATAAAGATTCTACTTTTAATTTTCTTACTGGTTATGAACCACAAAACGATTTTCTAGCTGGTAAATTAGGATTAATATGGGGCACAATTGTTTCTTGGGCATTTATGCGCGATAAGATGACTTTTCCAGTTGGTATTGCACCTATCCCTACATGGAACGGGAAGCCAGCTGTTCTAGTATATGGTACTAATATTGCTATGTTTAGAAATTCCACTGATAAACAAAAGGCCGCGGCTTGGCGTTTTATTAAATGGTTTACAAGGCCTAAACAGCAAGCTTTCTGGGCAAAAAATACTTTTTATGTTCCGATTTGTCGTAGTGCACTTAACGAACCAGAATATGCTCAACTCTTACATGAAGTTGATGGACTTAAAGAGGCAATTGCTCAATTAGAATACGCTTACTTTGAACCTCGAGGTGAGGAATGGTTTTCAGGACGCCGTTATTTGGGTGAAGCGTTGGAAGAAGCTTTGCGACTTAAAAATAGTCCCCAGGAGGCATTAGATAACGCTGCTCAAAAAATTGAAAAAGAATGGAGAATGCGCTAA
- a CDS encoding MBL fold metallo-hydrolase produces the protein MFKLGRFEVYPVTYGFFKLDGGAMFGVVPRVLWEKTNPPDENNRITLALRSALIKTPEGLVLIDTGIGNKGTEKFNHIYQVQAPKSPDEVLKDLGFNPEEVRLVINTHLHFDHCGGNTRYNESGEIVPTFPNARYYIQRDEWNAANNPDRRSRASYLKENFLPLSEHNQIVLISGETEISSGIKVIKTAGHTFGHQVVIINDDGKTLIYWGDLIPTSSHLSLPYIMSYDLFPLETMEHKEKLLKQAVAENWVSFFEHDPKIAMAYLVEENSRIQIASIVE, from the coding sequence ATGTTTAAGTTGGGTCGCTTTGAAGTTTATCCGGTGACTTATGGTTTTTTCAAACTGGATGGCGGGGCAATGTTTGGGGTGGTACCCAGGGTGCTCTGGGAAAAAACCAATCCCCCGGATGAAAATAACCGTATCACTTTGGCATTACGGTCGGCTCTTATAAAAACACCAGAGGGTCTCGTTCTCATTGATACTGGAATCGGTAATAAAGGGACAGAAAAGTTTAATCATATCTACCAAGTGCAAGCTCCAAAAAGCCCTGATGAAGTGCTTAAGGATTTAGGATTTAATCCCGAGGAGGTACGCCTGGTCATTAACACCCATCTTCACTTCGACCACTGTGGAGGTAATACCCGCTACAATGAATCTGGTGAAATTGTCCCGACTTTTCCCAATGCTCGTTATTATATCCAAAGGGACGAATGGAATGCGGCTAATAACCCGGACCGGCGTTCCCGAGCCAGTTATCTAAAAGAAAACTTTCTGCCCCTATCCGAACATAACCAGATTGTGTTAATATCTGGTGAGACAGAAATCAGCTCAGGCATAAAGGTCATTAAAACTGCCGGTCATACTTTTGGCCACCAAGTGGTAATTATAAACGATGATGGTAAAACTCTGATTTATTGGGGTGATCTAATCCCAACCAGTTCCCATCTCAGTCTGCCCTACATTATGAGTTATGACTTGTTTCCGTTAGAAACCATGGAACATAAGGAGAAATTACTAAAGCAGGCTGTGGCCGAAAATTGGGTGTCGTTTTTTGAGCACGACCCAAAAATCGCTATGGCTTATCTTGTCGAAGAAAATAGTAGAATACAAATTGCTTCAATCGTAGAGTAG
- the rplF gene encoding 50S ribosomal protein L6, which produces MAKRFRPIPIPDGVTVNINNDLVTVKGKLGELKLTLHPTISARLENNQIVLEEKKPNSRMFLGTMQALVKNMITGVTEGFTKVLEVRGMGYRAQKTKDGIQLFVGFIHPVDIAIPEGITAEVAQVPNPDEPKEQMFQITIKGIDKQLVGQVAAMIRAVKPPDVYHGKGIRYQGEYVRKKAGKRAIAAQA; this is translated from the coding sequence ATGGCTAAGCGATTTAGACCGATACCAATTCCGGATGGAGTAACGGTTAATATTAATAATGATCTAGTGACCGTAAAAGGCAAGTTAGGCGAATTAAAACTAACGCTACACCCCACGATATCGGCACGGCTGGAAAATAATCAGATTGTGTTAGAAGAGAAAAAACCGAACTCGCGCATGTTTTTGGGCACGATGCAAGCGCTCGTAAAAAATATGATTACTGGTGTCACCGAGGGATTTACCAAGGTACTTGAAGTTCGCGGTATGGGTTACCGAGCCCAAAAGACCAAAGATGGTATCCAACTTTTTGTCGGTTTTATTCATCCCGTTGATATCGCAATTCCGGAGGGTATTACGGCCGAAGTAGCCCAGGTGCCTAATCCTGATGAACCTAAAGAACAGATGTTTCAGATTACCATTAAAGGCATTGATAAACAATTAGTAGGGCAAGTGGCGGCAATGATTCGGGCGGTCAAGCCACCAGATGTTTATCATGGTAAGGGTATTCGTTATCAAGGCGAGTATGTCCGTAAGAAGGCCGGTAAACGGGCGATTGCTGCTCAAGCTTAA
- a CDS encoding SLC13 family permease: MSLSLKNLFRPELVFINDNLKTIDEVFSFVVSQLKAQGIIQSIKEEELKELFLTREALSSTGIGNGIALPHILVPELKEPIGVVIRVKSGIEWEAIDDQPVRLVVVLLSPPTMRDIYLKYLGEIAGNLENPEVLKKIIRAQKAREIYQLITEGITVSFFSRYAQLFYFVLGILFFLGFSIFLFHRLNLPNTELYSRLGYLRFNEPIWIQREILSTVLFFSMVLGTLLFFRYRVAFACGALSILLLTGVLDIRTTIEFMSIPTILFIISVMILVKWFENKGLFKYFVIKVLKNFFTSPLVLYGVLMFLSAILAGFVDEVSAILITFGIALEINRYIKLNITALLLGLVMATNLGSALTLIGNPIGIYVAFAGNLTFFDFLRNATLVALLSVVVVILIVLGIHRSEFQLQKSIPHEEFEKSLENLDRRELLLAALVFIIFVGAVISHSFIEKLLKVEDKTTLLASVLILVGFIVLYEEERGRYFIEKGPDWWTILYFMFLFANAACLEYTGVTAKIAYFLSKLAQHLPLDFLGPAKESVGIATLLLWGSAGLSGFVDNLPIVAALVPVVRDLGTQGINGAQLFWWALLLGGCFGGNLTMIGSTANLVAIGMYEKTARKKFSFREWLKLGIVVFFVSLVIANIFLLIKLLIRS, encoded by the coding sequence ATGTCATTATCGCTAAAAAACCTTTTCCGGCCTGAGCTGGTTTTTATTAACGACAATCTTAAAACGATTGATGAGGTTTTCAGCTTTGTTGTATCTCAGTTAAAAGCTCAGGGTATAATTCAGTCGATAAAAGAAGAGGAGCTAAAAGAACTATTTTTAACCCGGGAGGCCCTGAGTTCTACCGGAATTGGTAACGGCATTGCCTTACCGCATATTCTGGTCCCCGAACTAAAAGAACCGATTGGGGTCGTAATACGAGTTAAATCAGGAATTGAATGGGAAGCAATTGACGATCAGCCGGTCCGATTAGTTGTGGTTTTACTCTCACCACCGACAATGCGGGATATTTATTTAAAATATTTAGGAGAAATTGCCGGCAATTTAGAAAATCCTGAGGTTTTAAAAAAAATTATTAGAGCCCAGAAAGCAAGAGAAATTTACCAGCTAATAACCGAAGGCATTACGGTAAGTTTTTTTAGTCGTTATGCGCAGCTTTTTTATTTTGTCTTAGGAATTTTATTTTTTTTAGGCTTTAGTATTTTTCTTTTTCATCGGCTTAATTTGCCGAATACTGAACTTTATAGTCGACTTGGTTATTTGCGTTTTAATGAACCCATTTGGATCCAACGGGAAATCTTATCGACAGTGCTTTTCTTTAGTATGGTGTTGGGCACTTTATTGTTTTTTCGATATCGGGTAGCTTTTGCCTGCGGTGCCTTAAGTATATTGCTATTAACCGGAGTTTTAGATATAAGGACCACAATTGAGTTTATGTCGATCCCTACGATTCTTTTTATTATTTCCGTGATGATTCTAGTAAAATGGTTTGAAAATAAAGGGCTATTTAAATATTTTGTGATCAAAGTCTTAAAAAATTTTTTCACCTCGCCGTTAGTGTTATACGGGGTTTTAATGTTTCTTTCGGCAATTCTGGCTGGGTTTGTTGATGAAGTGTCAGCAATCTTAATTACCTTCGGGATCGCCTTAGAGATTAATCGATATATAAAACTTAATATTACCGCATTACTTTTAGGATTAGTAATGGCCACAAATCTTGGTAGTGCTTTGACCCTTATTGGTAATCCAATCGGCATTTATGTTGCCTTTGCTGGCAATTTGACCTTTTTCGATTTCTTACGGAATGCGACGCTAGTTGCGTTATTGTCGGTGGTTGTAGTGATTCTGATTGTCTTAGGAATCCATCGTAGTGAATTTCAGCTTCAGAAAAGCATTCCTCATGAAGAATTTGAGAAAAGTTTAGAAAATTTAGACCGTCGAGAGCTTCTTTTAGCCGCACTAGTTTTTATTATTTTTGTTGGGGCCGTAATCTCTCACTCCTTTATTGAAAAGTTATTAAAAGTTGAAGATAAAACAACTCTTTTGGCATCAGTGCTTATACTAGTGGGATTTATTGTACTGTATGAAGAAGAGCGCGGGCGATACTTTATTGAAAAAGGTCCGGACTGGTGGACAATCCTTTACTTTATGTTTCTATTTGCCAATGCTGCCTGTTTAGAATATACTGGCGTTACCGCAAAAATTGCCTATTTTTTAAGCAAATTAGCCCAACACCTCCCGTTAGACTTTTTGGGACCCGCTAAAGAAAGTGTTGGCATTGCGACCCTTCTGCTATGGGGATCGGCTGGGCTTTCCGGCTTTGTTGACAACTTACCAATCGTTGCCGCCTTAGTGCCGGTAGTACGAGATTTAGGCACTCAAGGCATAAACGGTGCCCAACTTTTCTGGTGGGCACTGCTTTTAGGTGGTTGTTTTGGCGGCAATCTGACCATGATCGGTTCGACGGCTAATTTAGTAGCAATTGGGATGTATGAGAAGACGGCACGGAAAAAATTTTCTTTCCGCGAATGGCTTAAATTGGGTATAGTTGTATTTTTTGTTTCTTTAGTCATTGCTAATATCTTTTTATTGATTAAGTTATTAATAAGGAGCTAG
- the rocD gene encoding ornithine--oxo-acid transaminase, producing MTKSHKLISVELKYSAHNYHPLPVVLTKGRGVWVWDTEGRKYLDMLSAYSALNQGHCHPKIKKAAISQLQKLTLTSRAFHNDQFGPFCQYLARITKKDKVLLMNSGAEAVETAIKAARKWGYLKKKVKENAAEIIVCENNFHGRTTTIISFSSEPQYRYGFGPYTPGFKIIPYNDLQALRAAINENTVGFLLEPIQGEGGVVIPSDGYLKEAQAICKANNVLFILDEIQTGLGRTGKLFAYEHENTTPDILIIGKALSGGYYPISAICADDEIMEVFTPGDHGSTFGGNPLACAIGYAALEVIINEKLPKNAQKQGDYFLGELKKIDSPYIKEVRGKGLLIGVELNALARPFCEALMNEGILAKETHSYVIRFAPPLVITRKEIDWALPRIRKVLTS from the coding sequence ATGACCAAAAGCCATAAATTAATTTCCGTAGAACTTAAATATAGTGCCCATAATTATCATCCTTTACCGGTGGTTCTAACTAAAGGTCGAGGCGTCTGGGTATGGGACACCGAAGGACGAAAATATTTAGACATGCTTTCAGCTTATTCGGCACTTAATCAAGGACACTGTCACCCGAAGATTAAAAAAGCTGCAATCTCGCAACTTCAGAAGCTTACTTTGACTTCCCGAGCATTTCACAATGATCAATTTGGACCATTCTGTCAGTACCTGGCCCGAATTACCAAAAAAGATAAGGTGCTATTAATGAACTCTGGAGCCGAAGCCGTAGAGACCGCAATTAAGGCGGCACGAAAATGGGGTTATCTAAAAAAGAAAGTTAAAGAAAATGCTGCTGAGATTATTGTTTGTGAGAATAATTTTCATGGTCGAACAACAACTATTATCAGTTTTTCATCCGAACCCCAATATCGTTATGGTTTTGGTCCATATACACCGGGTTTTAAAATTATTCCCTACAACGATTTGCAAGCTTTACGGGCGGCAATTAATGAAAATACCGTAGGATTTCTTTTAGAACCAATTCAAGGTGAAGGCGGGGTGGTTATTCCCTCTGACGGTTACCTTAAAGAAGCTCAGGCGATTTGTAAGGCTAATAATGTTTTATTTATTTTAGATGAGATCCAGACCGGTCTGGGTCGAACCGGGAAACTTTTTGCCTACGAGCATGAAAATACTACGCCAGATATTTTAATTATTGGCAAAGCTCTGAGTGGTGGATATTATCCGATATCAGCAATTTGTGCCGATGATGAAATTATGGAGGTGTTTACCCCCGGTGATCACGGTTCAACCTTTGGCGGAAACCCCCTGGCCTGTGCAATTGGGTATGCGGCACTAGAGGTAATAATTAACGAGAAATTACCTAAAAATGCCCAAAAACAAGGTGACTATTTTCTTGGAGAACTTAAAAAGATTGATTCTCCTTATATCAAAGAAGTTCGAGGGAAAGGTTTGTTAATCGGGGTTGAATTAAACGCGTTAGCTAGACCATTTTGCGAGGCGCTAATGAATGAAGGTATATTAGCTAAAGAAACCCATAGTTATGTAATTCGCTTTGCGCCACCTCTGGTAATTACAAGAAAAGAAATCGATTGGGCGCTACCTAGAATAAGAAAGGTTTTAACTTCGTAA
- the rfbD gene encoding dTDP-4-dehydrorhamnose reductase — translation MKILVTGAYGMLGRDFCSLLKANGFSIWEWDLPEHDITNINKTIEEILELKPDVVCHLAAYTNVDNAEKEPGRAFMVNVQGTWAIADACLQLDIPLLYISTDYVFDGTKNTPYEENDPPNPINYYGKTKYLGEEVIKSHLKKYFIVRTSWLFGTHGRNFVTTIIELARKNKEITVVNDQIGSPTYTYDLSEALLKVITSKYYGTYHITNSGFCSWYEFALEIKKLTGFTSSIIPITSDKLKRLAIRPLYSVLNNKKYRKRFGEVLRPWQKGLKAFLEGVGYEGDKISKTSR, via the coding sequence ATGAAAATCCTAGTCACCGGAGCTTATGGAATGCTAGGCCGGGACTTTTGTTCTTTGCTAAAAGCTAACGGATTTTCTATATGGGAGTGGGACTTACCTGAACATGATATAACTAATATCAATAAAACTATTGAAGAAATATTAGAACTCAAACCAGATGTTGTATGTCATTTAGCGGCTTACACCAATGTTGATAATGCGGAAAAAGAACCTGGACGAGCATTTATGGTTAATGTTCAGGGAACTTGGGCTATTGCTGATGCTTGTTTGCAATTAGATATACCACTTTTATACATAAGCACTGACTATGTTTTTGATGGTACTAAGAACACGCCCTATGAAGAAAATGATCCGCCTAATCCAATTAATTACTATGGTAAAACTAAATATCTTGGTGAAGAAGTAATTAAATCGCACCTCAAGAAATATTTTATTGTTCGCACGTCGTGGTTATTCGGAACACATGGGCGAAATTTTGTTACAACAATTATTGAGCTCGCTCGAAAAAACAAAGAAATTACTGTAGTCAACGATCAGATAGGTTCGCCAACTTATACTTATGATCTATCAGAGGCATTACTTAAAGTTATTACTAGTAAGTATTATGGCACTTATCATATTACTAATAGTGGATTTTGTTCGTGGTATGAATTTGCCTTGGAAATAAAAAAACTTACCGGGTTTACTAGTAGCATTATACCAATTACTTCCGACAAGCTAAAACGGTTAGCCATTAGGCCTTTATATTCAGTGTTGAATAATAAAAAATACCGTAAACGATTCGGTGAAGTCTTAAGGCCCTGGCAGAAGGGGCTAAAGGCTTTTCTAGAAGGGGTGGGCTATGAAGGAGATAAAATATCCAAAACTAGCCGTTGA
- a CDS encoding NUDIX hydrolase: MKEIKYPKLAVDVIINYQGRVVLVKRKNPPYGWALPGGYVEYGETVEEAARREVKEETGLTLTSLQQFHVYSRPSRDPRGHTVSVVFTADGFGKLIARDDAQEIGLFELNNLPLDLAFDHREILEDYKKHIGII, from the coding sequence ATGAAGGAGATAAAATATCCAAAACTAGCCGTTGATGTAATTATCAACTATCAGGGACGCGTCGTGCTTGTTAAAAGGAAAAATCCGCCGTACGGTTGGGCTTTACCTGGCGGATATGTCGAATACGGAGAAACTGTTGAAGAGGCGGCAAGGAGAGAAGTTAAAGAAGAAACTGGACTTACCTTAACATCGCTTCAGCAGTTTCATGTTTATTCTCGTCCATCGCGCGATCCTCGGGGCCACACAGTTTCAGTAGTTTTTACCGCCGATGGATTTGGAAAGCTTATAGCTCGGGATGACGCTCAAGAGATTGGGCTTTTTGAACTTAATAATTTACCATTAGATTTAGCTTTCGACCATCGAGAAATATTAGAAGACTACAAGAAACATATTGGAATCATCTAG